In Gracilimonas sp., a single window of DNA contains:
- the pncA gene encoding bifunctional nicotinamidase/pyrazinamidase, with protein MKALVIVDVQNDFCPGGALAVPGGDKVIKPINELTKSFDCVVQTQDWHPKDHLSFASNHDGKNPFDTTEMDYGEQVLWPDHCVQGTKGAQFHPDLNTKPSQLIVRKGFRRHIDSYSAFFENDQETVTGLNGYLQERNVNELVITGLATDFCVKWTVLDALKLGYKVTLIEDAVRGIDIEGSVETAMEEMKEAGVQISYSKNHLE; from the coding sequence ATGAAAGCATTAGTAATCGTAGATGTTCAAAATGACTTTTGCCCGGGAGGAGCGCTGGCCGTTCCCGGCGGTGACAAAGTTATTAAACCCATAAATGAGCTTACAAAATCATTTGACTGTGTTGTTCAAACACAGGATTGGCACCCCAAAGATCACCTTTCTTTTGCCTCTAACCATGACGGTAAAAATCCATTTGATACAACTGAAATGGATTATGGAGAACAGGTACTTTGGCCCGATCATTGTGTGCAAGGAACAAAAGGTGCTCAATTTCATCCCGACTTAAATACGAAACCTTCTCAACTCATTGTGCGCAAAGGATTCCGAAGACACATCGACTCTTATTCAGCCTTTTTTGAAAACGATCAAGAAACGGTAACAGGTCTGAACGGATATTTACAAGAAAGAAATGTGAACGAACTTGTAATTACAGGACTGGCCACTGATTTCTGTGTGAAATGGACCGTACTTGATGCCTTAAAATTAGGTTACAAAGTAACCCTGATTGAAGATGCTGTCAGAGGCATCGATATTGAGGGTTCGGTTGAAACAGCTATGGAAGAAATGAAAGAAGCCGGAGTTCAAATCAGTTATTCTAAAAATCATTTAGAATAA